In Stenotrophomonas bentonitica, the genomic stretch GCGGAGCTTGCGGCTGACATACGGCTGGCCGCGCGACACCGCCTGGATCGCCAGCGGCAACTCGTCCACCAGCGAGCCTTTGTCGAACAGACCGAGTACGCCGCTCTGGGCAACCATGCGCAGGATCGCGATGTTCTCGGTCACGCTCATCTGCAGCACGCGCAGGTCGGGATAGAGGCGCCGGATCTTCTCGATCATGCCAATTCCGTCAGCCTTGTCGGAGGTCGGCATCGAGTAATCGGTGATCAGCAGGTCGCACTCGTGCTCGGCCAGCGCGGCAAACAGTTCCTCCACGGTGGCGGCTTCCGCGACTACGGTGCCCACGCCGCTGGATTCGATTACCGATCTGGCGCCGAGCCGAACCACCTGGTGGTCGTCAGCGATGATTATGCGCAGGGTCATGGACTAGTATTGCCTTGAAGGCAGCGGCCCCAACGGGGCACGTCGCGTGGGCGGATCACTCCTGGGAGAACAGACAGCATGCGTACCTCGCTTGTTCGCTGGCTGGTCGTGCTGTGGCTG encodes the following:
- a CDS encoding response regulator transcription factor translates to MTLRIIIADDHQVVRLGARSVIESSGVGTVVAEAATVEELFAALAEHECDLLITDYSMPTSDKADGIGMIEKIRRLYPDLRVLQMSVTENIAILRMVAQSGVLGLFDKGSLVDELPLAIQAVSRGQPYVSRKLREVIDRVGTQAIGDDRTRVLSPREVEVLRLLSSGLTVKAIAQKLHKSMSTISRQKGDAMLKLGLRSDAELFDFMRDNKL